Part of the Chlamydiales bacterium genome is shown below.
TGTAATGTGGACAGGGGGAGAGCTCTTTGCTGACTCTACTGGTCTCCAGATGCAAAGAATGGATAGCGGTCTGCCGAACCTCTCCGATCGGCCGATAAAGCAGGATAGAAACATCGATGTTTTTGTAGATGCGCTCTACTGGCATACCAGTGAAACGATCGACTGGTCATTCACGATCGCACCAAATCACAATTTTGAACGAACCACTTATAAGACAATCTCCTTCGGTTGGGATCCCGGCTTTCGTGTTGGCCTGGGTTATAATATGCACCACGACCAGTGGGACACCCAGATCGCCTATACCTGGTTTCAGACGCAGGCAAGGGATCATGTGAAAGGGGCAGTCACATCGGCGTTCCTAGCTGCTAGACTCTCTTTATTAGAGCCTTTTAAAACTGGGAAAGTGCGCTTTGATGTGCACTACAACATGTTCGACTGGGATTTGGGCAGGAGTTTCCTCGTTAGTAGATTCCTGTCTCTGCGACCCTTCATTGGTGTGAAAGGGGGCTGGATCAGTCAGAAAATTCACATGAAATGGACAACTCCGAATTTTCTGGGACTTGGCACTTTATATTTCGCTGACGAGAATGTGAAGAACAACTTCCGAGGAGGAGGCCCGAAAGGAGGCGTCAATGGGAAGTGGATTCTCGGAAGCGTGAACAGGCACGCTTTCAGCATCATCAGCAACTTCTCAGCAGCCTACATGTGGGGGCGCTGGACGCTGCGCGATGAGTTTGTCGATGTGCTTTTAACCCAGACTTCCATTCCTATGAAAGCTCGAAACTTTGGTGCGCTTATGTTTCAAGCATTAATGGGCTTCGGTTGGGAGTTTAATTTTGACAAGAACCGCTCTCACTTCGCTCTGAAGTTGGGCTACGAGATCGAAGACTGGATGAGTCAATTTCAAGTCTTCTCAGATGCCTCTGGCACACAGAACTCAGATCTGGTCCTGCAGGGGCTCACTGCCGACCTGCGCTTAGACTTTTAAGATCTATTTTTATGGAGGGCATAGGGCCCCGCTGGGGCAGGAGTCGACAGCGGTTATAACGCCTACCTCCGTAATCGTTCCTATGTTTACTGTATCGACGTTGCATGGGCTTAAATTAAAAGCACCGGTTCCTGGATTGCTAAGAGAATAACCAGGGTCAATACTGGTGCTGTTGCCTGTCAGTGTCAAACAAACAGTGGGATCTCCAGTGGTAAAAAGGCCCAGGGCAATGCTTGGGCTTGCATTACTTAAGAGGGTGTTGTTTGCGATTGTAGAGCGAAGGTTAACATAGGTATCCAGACTGATACCTGAGGCTGCATTCCCCCCTCCATTTTGGCAATTGCTGATCACGTTATTTGTGATATTCGCGGTCATATTTGTGAATTCATCAGAAAAGCAGAGGATTCCCGATCCTTCACATCTCTCAATTGTGTTGTTCTCTGCAGTAAAATTTAGAGTAGAGCCTGCTTGAGAGAGAGCAATTGCATTTTGGCTGTTGCCAATATCAGTGATGGTGTTGCTGCTTATCGTAATATTTGCAGTTTGGAAAGGAGTCCCACCTATAATCGAGATTCCGTTGTCATTGAGCTCTGTTAAGGTGTTATTAGTCGCATTTAGAGAGAAGTTTGTGCACCCGCTTGCAAAAACTAGTGCAGAAGCACCATTATTTGACATGGTGTTTCCAGAGGCTGCGACGTTCAAATCTGTAATCGCCCCACTCGTGTGTATGTATAGGGAATCCGCACTGTTTCCAGAGAAGGTGTTTTCTACTAGATCTATGTTGCAACTGGTGACAGTGTTCCCATTTGCATTGAGCACAATATTTGATCCAAGGGTTGATGCGGATCCCGTCCTGTTGTTGGTGAAGGTGTTCTTGATAAAGGTGAGCTCGGTAGCAGCTGTTCCATTGTAAGAGATATTTACAGAGCCGGTCTCATTATCGTTAAAGACGTTATTTTCAAAAGTGGCTGAAGTCGGAGCCGAATCAAGGGCAACTGCGATGGGCGGCTCAGATATCGAAGTCTGTCCCTGAAAAGTGTTGCTCGAAATGGCCAGCGTGGATGCGCCGTTTAGAACCAGATGAATTCCGTTGGTATTGTTCAAAAACTGATTGTTCATTACAGATATCGAGGCGTCGTTAGAAAAGGTAGCCTCGATCGCAAAAGTATTCGTGTTTTCAAATGTACAAGAAGAGACCTCTAAGTTTTGAGAATCAGGCCCAAAAATGGCATCGTTCATTGAAGACGAGATGGTGAAACCGCTTATGACGTTATTAGACGCTAGAGTAATCGCATTACCATCTGTATCGATATTAGTATTCGTAATAATCGGCGAGGAGCTGCTTTGGGCGGGGATGGAGATCGTGCCTTGAGAAGTTTGTATCGAATGGCCAACTCCCGAACCCCAAAACTTCTGATCAGCTTTTAATAAGATCCCAGAATCCATCCCTGTCGTGGTGCCATTGCCAGGGAATACGTAGATGATATCTCCAGGCTTCGAATTGGCCTGTGCTAGAGCAAGTGTGGGGTAGGGACTTTCGTAGGTGCCGTCCGAGCTGCTTGTGTTTTCAACGAATACAAAAAAGAGAGGCTCTCCAGTTGCGGGATCGGTGGCTACAGCATCCTTTTTTTCACGCCCAACAACGATGATCTCTTCTCTTCCAACAGGTTGAACCATTCTAGAGACAAGCGCACTTGCAAGCTCGCATGTGTTTCTACACCCCTTTTTGTTTACGCTAGATTTTTTTCCGAAGGGAATCGAAAGAGTAATCTGTCCCTGGAAGTTGTTGTGGAATCTCCTGTCGTAAGAGTCGCTGAGTTCTAAAGTAACGTAATCTTTGAAGGTGCCGCTAATG
Proteins encoded:
- a CDS encoding right-handed parallel beta-helix repeat-containing protein, with the translated sequence MTSFLTRAALGSLICFTIPAFADSAQEDCPSGKKHYRLSARHIEGGGVGYRQGYTTLETFLAPDPERWSVMPFLDARGHVFDNGKWAANAGTGIRGVYGCRAYGLNAFYDYRNTKRQRYNQIGVGLETLGTLWDFRMNGYLPVGRKITSPYHTKFDRFSDHHMILSRKYQFAMKGADAEVGFHFGKTRLFDFYTAAGPYYYIGEVGGNTWGGKARISGTFKDYVTLELSDSYDRRFHNNFQGQITLSIPFGKKSSVNKKGCRNTCELASALVSRMVQPVGREEIIVVGREKKDAVATDPATGEPLFFVFVENTSSSDGTYESPYPTLALAQANSKPGDIIYVFPGNGTTTGMDSGILLKADQKFWGSGVGHSIQTSQGTISIPAQSSSSPIITNTNIDTDGNAITLASNNVISGFTISSSMNDAIFGPDSQNLEVSSCTFENTNTFAIEATFSNDASISVMNNQFLNNTNGIHLVLNGASTLAISSNTFQGQTSISEPPIAVALDSAPTSATFENNVFNDNETGSVNISYNGTAATELTFIKNTFTNNRTGSASTLGSNIVLNANGNTVTSCNIDLVENTFSGNSADSLYIHTSGAITDLNVAASGNTMSNNGASALVFASGCTNFSLNATNNTLTELNDNGISIIGGTPFQTANITISSNTITDIGNSQNAIALSQAGSTLNFTAENNTIERCEGSGILCFSDEFTNMTANITNNVISNCQNGGGNAASGISLDTYVNLRSTIANNTLLSNASPSIALGLFTTGDPTVCLTLTGNSTSIDPGYSLSNPGTGAFNLSPCNVDTVNIGTITEVGVITAVDSCPSGALCPP